In the genome of Flavobacterium panacagri, one region contains:
- a CDS encoding DUF6341 family protein — MTAFFEGIQYLFVNILFAPLDFLRRLELITWFGANTINWIFMIICAAAIVYWIKQLRIFDDAGTENQDTTAHSFLK; from the coding sequence ATGACAGCTTTTTTTGAAGGAATACAATACTTATTCGTTAACATTTTGTTTGCTCCTCTTGACTTTTTACGTCGTTTGGAATTAATTACATGGTTTGGTGCAAACACTATTAACTGGATTTTCATGATCATTTGTGCTGCAGCAATCGTTTACTGGATTAAACAATTACGCATTTTTGATGATGCTGGAACAGAAAACCAAGATACAACAGCTCACTCATTTTTAAAATAA